The Humulus lupulus chromosome 4, drHumLupu1.1, whole genome shotgun sequence genome has a window encoding:
- the LOC133831213 gene encoding UDP-glycosyltransferase 73C11-like: protein MASETKELHFLVFPLMGPGHMNPLVDIARALAHRGVSISIFTTPHNAARFERVIARDRENGFRINLIQLKFPYEEVGLPQGCENFDLLPSLGLATKLFSAASMLQKPAETLVEGLTPQPNCVISDTCLPWTINIARKLNIPRITFTGGSGFFLFCLHKLVASKVLEKVSSDTEFCVVPDLPDRIEVMKEQLQGPRASTITELSQQIAEADMRSYGIIINSFEELEPEYVKDYKRVRKVWFVGPASLSNKDDLDKVQRGNDNSSVDKYQCLKWLDSSKPCSVVYVCLGSMCNLTPPQLIELGLGLEASNKPFIWVIRGSGINRSEELEKWFQEYEFEERIKGRGVVIRGWAPQVLILSHPAVGAFLTHCGWNSTLEGICAGVPMVTWPLFADQFLNEKLVAQVLNIAVTLGSEIPLVWGEEDQVGVMVKSDTIKNAIEKVLDEGEESKERRERVRKLGEMAKRAVDEGGSSHCSMTLLLEDIAQLGGSTEQKE from the coding sequence ATGGCTTCAGAAACAAAAGAGCTTCACTTTCTGGTGTTTCCTTTAATGGGACCAGGCCACATGAACCCATTGGTAGACATAGCAAGAGCGTTGGCTCACCGTGGTGTGAGCATCTCCATATTCACCACACCACATAACGCAGCTCGTTTTGAAAGAGTTATTGCTAGGGACAGAGAAAATGGGTTTAGAATCAATCTAATCCAACTCAAGTTTCCATACGAAGAAGTTGGATTACCTCAAGGGTGTGAGAATTTTGATTTGCTGCCTTCACTTGGTTTAGCTACAAAACTCTTCTCTGCAGCCTCTATGCTGCAAAAACCTGCGGAGACTTTGGTCGAAGGGCTTACACCTCAACCGAATTGCGTGATATCAGACACTTGTTTGCCTTGGACAATCAACATAGCTCGGAAGCTTAACATTCCAAGGATAACTTTCACTGGAGGAAGTGGGTTTTTCTTGTTTTGTTTGCACAAGTTAGTTGCTTCTAAGGTTCTTGAGAAAGTTAGCTCGGACACCGAGTTCTGTGTTGTCCCTGACTTACCTGACCGGATTGAGGTAATGAAAGAGCAGCTACAAGGACCAAGAGCTTCGACTATCACAGAACTTAGTCAACAAATCGCAGAAGCCGATATGAGGTCTTATGGAATCATCATCAATAGTTTTGAAGAGTTGGAGCCAGAGTATGTCAAAGACTACAAGAGAGTAAGAAAAGTTTGGTTTGTTGGCCCTGCTTCTTTAAGCAACAAAGATGACTTGGATAAGGTTCAAAGAGGTAATGACAACTCTTCTGTTGATAAATATCAATGCCTTAAATGGCTTGATTCATCGAAACCATGCTCTGTAGTTTATGTTTGCTTGGGAAGCATGTGTAATCTAACACCTCCACAGTTGATAGAGCTTGGCCTAGGCTTGGAAGCCTCAAACAAACCATTCATTTGGGTTATAAGGGGATCAGGGATTAATCGATCTGAAGAACTAGAGAAATGGTTTCAGGAATATGAATTCGAAGAAAGGATTAAGGGACGAGGTGTGGTTATCCGGGGTTGGGCTCCACAAGTACTAATCTTATCACACCCAGCAGTTGGAGCCTTCTTAACTCATTGTGGATGGAATTCAACTCTTGAAGGGATATGCGCAGGGGTTCCCATGGTTACATGGCCACTGTTTGCAGACCAGTTTCTCAATGAGAAATTGGTCGCACAAGTTTTGAACATAGCTGTAACACTGGGGTCGGAAATTCCATTGGTATGGGGAGAAGAAGATCAAGTTGGGGTAATGGTGAAGAGTGACACAATTAAGAATGCTATAGAGAAAGTGCTTGATGAAGGAGAGGAAAGCAAGGAGAGAAGGGAAAGAGTTAGAAAGCTTGGGGAGATGGCAAAGAGAGCTGTTGATGAAGGTGGGTCTTCACACTGCAGTATGACATTGCTTTTAGAAGATATTGCCCAATTGGGAGGCAGTACTGAGCAGAAAGAGtag